One Bacillus amyloliquefaciens DSM 7 = ATCC 23350 DNA window includes the following coding sequences:
- a CDS encoding YfkD famly protein has translation MMRKLFHATMILLLSFSIFATPSAGAKKPFKVPNSVVSISKENTYPNASQDQPMLQPSKLAKELLDTSEINIENPHLIKMLNETTVSGSPLAIGYRAKIFLGKWALGYQSNETVANWEYKKINTNRADNRGGQQAAEISYAQEQQYKIKGGLTAKVPNAEDVKSMMMQKAMKKTKLPLAFETVIGAGTKRDQTYKISPRRLGYLHAYAPAVNEKGKVTYGEVYLVLKGSKRKLVVKNVTSQGIGAWIPVQDHVTFGFQITAQPR, from the coding sequence ATGATGAGAAAGCTGTTTCATGCCACAATGATTCTGCTGTTATCCTTTAGTATTTTCGCAACGCCGTCTGCCGGTGCAAAGAAACCGTTTAAGGTTCCCAACTCTGTCGTAAGCATTTCAAAGGAAAATACGTATCCGAATGCTTCACAGGACCAGCCGATGCTTCAGCCGAGCAAACTGGCAAAGGAATTGTTAGATACATCAGAGATCAACATCGAAAATCCGCATCTGATTAAAATGCTGAATGAAACCACGGTTTCCGGTTCGCCGCTCGCCATCGGATACCGGGCGAAAATATTTCTCGGGAAATGGGCGCTCGGTTATCAGTCGAACGAAACGGTCGCCAACTGGGAATATAAAAAAATCAACACAAACAGAGCGGATAATCGGGGCGGGCAGCAAGCCGCGGAAATTTCATACGCACAAGAACAGCAATACAAAATCAAAGGCGGGCTCACAGCAAAAGTGCCGAACGCAGAAGATGTAAAAAGCATGATGATGCAAAAAGCGATGAAGAAAACAAAACTGCCGCTTGCATTTGAAACAGTCATCGGCGCAGGCACAAAACGCGATCAAACCTATAAAATTTCTCCGCGGCGGCTCGGCTATTTACACGCCTATGCCCCGGCCGTTAATGAAAAAGGAAAAGTAACATACGGCGAAGTGTATTTGGTGCTGAAAGGCAGCAAGCGGAAACTTGTCGTCAAAAATGTAACCTCGCAAGGAATCGGCGCTTGGATTCCGGTGCAGGACCATGTCACATTCGGCTTTCAAATTACAGCGCAGCCGAGATAA